In Phoenix dactylifera cultivar Barhee BC4 unplaced genomic scaffold, palm_55x_up_171113_PBpolish2nd_filt_p 001703F, whole genome shotgun sequence, the genomic stretch CTCAGCAAATGATATTTGGTGTCTTTGTGTCGAGTGCATGAATGACAAAAAACAAAGCATTCAAGTTGTCAAGATTCATTTGATGTTGAAAGGAATCTCGCCTTCTTACAAGACTTGGGTGCAACATGGAGAATCTGTTCACGTGCATCAATCTTGTGTTTCAAATGATGCTAACTGTAACAATGGTGGAGGTGTTGAGGATAGAATGGCTGGGGATGGCACCGATGATAGGGAAGAATTGTCTAATATGCTGGAAGATGTTTATATGGGCGCTTTCATGAATGACGATATTGACGAATTGCCTAATAACTTGGGCAGGAAGGATGCACAGAATTTTGATAAGTTGTTCGATGATGCTCAACGATCCGTTTATCCTGGTTGCAAAACTTTTACAGTATTTTCATTCGTTATTAAGATGCGTCATATTAAGGTGTACAACCAGTGAAGCAATTCCTCTTTTGACATGAACATGAAGGTATACAAGAAAATTCTACCGGAGTGTGATAAGTCTGTTCCATGGACCCTTTATGAAGTCAAGAAATTTTTACGAGATTTGGGTTTGGGATATGTGCTAATTCATGCATGCAAATATGATTGTGCTCTTTTTTGGAAGAAGAATGCGAACCTGGAGAAATGCCCTATATGTGATGAGCCTAGATATAAGCTGAATGATGGTAACGGCAAGAAGATCCCTCATAAAATTTTGCGGTAATTTCCCCTGACACCGAGATTGAAGCGCTTATTTTTGTCCCCGAAAATAGCTGTAGATATGAGATGGCACAAGGAGAAGCGAGTGGATGATGAAACATCAAGACATCCGGCTGATGGGGAGGAATGGAAGAACTTTGATCAGCAACATCCTGAGTTTTCCAAGGATCCGCGGAATGTGAGGTTAGGGCTAGCCACCGATGGTTTCAATCCTTTTGGAAATATGAGCACATCGTACAGTATGTGGCCCGTTATCGTGATGCCTTATAATCTTCCACCTTGGAAGTGTATGAAAGAGCAATTTTGTATGCTGTCATTGCTTATTTCCGAAAAAACGGCTCCCAGTAAAGAAATAGATGTTTACTTGAGGCCATTAATTGATGAGCTGAAAGAGCTTTGGAAGGATGGCGTGCAAACTTATGATGCCTCTAGTGGAAGTACATTTAGAATGCGTGCTGCTCTCATGTGGACCATTAATGACTTTCCTGCATATGGTAACATGTCTGGATGGCCAACAAAAGGTTATTTGGCTTGTCCCATTTGTAACGAAGATGCTTCATCAGAACGTTTGAGGAGTAAGATTAGCTATATGGGTGCAAGGCGTTTCTTGCCTGAGAACCACATATGGTGAAAGAGCAAGCTCTTTAATGGTAAAAGTGAGGATAGGTCAAGGCCACGAGAGTTCACGGGAGAAGAGATCTTGGAGCAAATTAATTCAGGGACATACAAGCCGTTGGGCAAGCATCCAAGCattaataagaaaagaaaaaggggcaaATATGATGACACGATTTGGGCCAAGAAAAGCATTTTGTTTGATCTCCCTTATTGGAAAACACTCAAGCTGCGTCACAACTTGGATGTCATGCACATAGAAAAGAACATTGCAGAAAATATTGTTCGGACATTACTGGGCGTAGATGGAAAATGCAAGGATACAGAAAAAGCAAGCATGGATTTAGCAGATATGGGTATACGGAAGGAGTTACACCTAAAAAAGTGGGCGAACGGATCTTATGAGAAGCCTCCAGCATTGTACACATTATCCCCGCAAGAGAGACAAGGGTTTTGTGATTTTTTAAAATCGATTAAGTTTCCAGATGGCTATGCGGCAAACATCTCTAGCTGTGTAAGTACTCAAGGTGGTAAATTATCGGGTCTGAAAAGTCATGACTATCATATTCTTTTGCAACGCCTTCTTCCAGTTGGAATGCATGGGTACCTCAACAAAGAACTTAATACTGCATTATTTCAGTTAGGCAATTTCTTTGAGCAATTGTGCTCCAAGGCATTAAAAAAAGCTGATTTGAAAAAATTAGAGGACCAAATTGTTCTTATTCTTTGCAAGCTTGAGAAGATTTTCTCTTCTGCCTTCTTTGATGTCATGGTTCATCTAGCTATTCACTTGCCTCACGAGGCTATTCTTGGAGGGCCAGTGCAATATCGATGGATGTATCCAATTGAAAGGTAATTGTTTGCAATCGTATAGTGGGAATAGTAATCATGTATATTATTGTACATGTAAGAATTTTTCTATTAGCATTGAGCTATTATTTATCGTAGGTTAGCAATGGCGATGATGATGAAGAGTATCTACCATCTGATAATGAAGGACTGAATTCTTCTAGAGATGCTGAACTTGTGCCTGTGATGGCTGCCCAACCTACTCTGCTCCCCACCTTTTCTACCCAGCAAACCCACGAGCTTTCAAGTCCACCTAGTATTGCCAACAGCGTGGGTGAGAAAACTCATCTTTCTGAATCTTGTTATTGCTAAGATACTCTTGGTAAAATGATGGCATTTCAgtggttttgtattttttttttttttgcgttctCTTTGTCTATCATTAGCAGGTTTGTCTTATGGCCTAaagtatttaaatattttagcaGGTTCATCATCAAAGCGCATGCGGGGTAAGACAGTTGGGAAAGGAATTGATAAGCTCATTGCCCAGAATGGCGGAGAAAAGCTTTCTGTTCCAGTACTTGATGAGTGGAATGCTTTATGTGGTATTAATGTACCAAAGGTAGCCAATCTGTTGGGGGTGTATATTAGGAGAATGTATCCAATTAAGGGCATACTGACGTGGCGGCATGTAGACGAGGCTACTCAATCTGCTATCATACAATCTGTCCTTGTAATTATTTATTGCACAATATTCTTTTAGGTACTTGTAATAGTTGCATTGATCATACTACATAATGATTTTACTTATGTTTTTAGGACAAGTTCAAAATCTCGGATGATTATCATGGCAATCTAGTAGCTCAGCAAGCTGTCCACAGAAAATGCTACAATATTCACAGAAATTGGAGGCACAATATAAAATTGCATTACAAGCATCTTAAGAACGTCTTACATGTGGACCCTTATAGTTATCCATACGAACATATGACTCAAGAGGATTGGCACCACTTAATTGACGATGTGTTGAAAAGCAAAGAACACAAGGTAACTTACATATTTAGTGCTTCAGAGtttataagtaaaatatttgatcataatattttctttagatttttaatttgtatttttttgaAGGTGAGATCAAAAGCTGGCaaaaagaataggaaaaagCTTGAGTACAATCATTGTTCAGGATCTCGGTCATTTGTTGCAACAATGACTATACAGGTAATATGTTTTTGAGTATGTACTGGCTATATTTTTAGTGAATTGCCTGTGAAACAGTCTATGGGATAGTTTTGGCTATTGTAAAATCGACAATTTGCTGCAAGTAGATTTTTTATTCTAGTTTGCTGCAAGTATATTTTTGGAATCCTtttatgcaagtagatctgacagTTATTCTAGTTTTCTTATTATGTAGTGGCTATATGCTAATCTAAATTACACTTTGCAGCCGGAGTTTAATGGTTCTGAAAACCttgaattttcagaattctataagaaaactcATACCAAGAAGAACAAAGAGTGGATTGATCCTATTTGCGCCATGAAATATGTAGGTATCTAACATCTCAATAATCATTTAAATCAGTTTCTGCTTTTGCAAGGTTATATACATTTAATTCTGTTGTTACCTTTGCATTGACAGTCAAAGATGTTGAGCTTGCGAGAAGAATCTTTCCAATCCGGTGTGTAATTAACATCAGAGGAGATGTCTAAGCAGGCACttggaaaaaggaagagatacattcttggatttggggatgggccaaagccctcttcatcttcttccacaccTAGTCGTGTATCACAAGACCATGTTGGGGAGTTGCAGAAACTTAAAGCTgagatggaggagatgaagatggagcgtgaggagctgcggaggcaattggagcaggagaggagagagcgtgaggaggaaaagaaagagtgaGAGGAAGAACAAAAGCAAATTGCACATCTTACAAGTTTGGTGACAGAGTTCTTAAAGGGAAAGACTCAAATGCATTCAACTGGTGGTACAAATACTCGTTGGTATGTATTCTCATTTATATTTCGTAGGTTATTTAGAAATTTGGACCAAATTAAGCGAAATGTCATTGTGAACTTatacttgaattttagtttattatttttcacatgtggttattgattgtgtattcttttttgctttctcagATACATGGTTGAGTTATGAGCATGTGAAATCTAGTTTCTGGTACATGGATAGCTTTTGTTCAAATGATCATGGTGGAGTTGTCTACAAGCAGAATCCAGTTTTTGGTTTATTCATATTTTTGTCTACATGATGGTTGTTTGGATGAATAGCAAGATCAGATATTTTGGGATTTTAATTTTACATTTTGATGTGTTTGGTGATGATTATCACCTTAAcatatggtatggatgaaacatttTGATGAATGATTAATAGGAATTTTGCATCTTTATCAGACCTCCGGGTCGAGGAAAATTTAGATTGAAACCAACTCCAAAATTTTGAAAGACTGGATCTCTAAGCTAGTTGATCCCCTGTGGCGTGTCATGATTATTATTTCTAATAACATTTGGATATTGGATAGGCTGTGTTGGTTGTACAGGATTTGGaacgagcccaaaaataaatattaagcttataatttgaattgtAAATTAAATACAGGTTAACACTTTCTGCCACCAAAAATTGTTTGTTGCCAATGCATTCCAATACATTCTGCAACCAAACTATTGGTGGGGGAAGATAGATATTCAGTGACCATTTTTTTGGTAGCGGAAGACAAACTTTCTACGACCAACTATTTGGTCGGCGTTGAAATTAGCGACAACAGATTTGGTCGCTGATAAGTTCTTCGGCAACCAAATGTTGGTCGTTGTTGGTGTACCTTAGGTGACCACACAATATTGGTCGCCAAAACCCTTCAGTGACTAGGGTTCGGCGACGAAGGGTATGCTAGTCGCGAAAAAGTTTCGGTGACCAAATATAGTTATTCGGTGACGAGAATCTTAGTCACTGaatatgtattttcttgtagtgtcaAGAAATATCAAAACAGATATATAATTTCACAAAGTTTCACCGTGAGAGTTATTAAAAGTTATTATATAGCGAGGGTATCTTATAACCACTATAAGAAATTGTATTCTATGGTAATAGTTTCAAATATTATCATAAAAGGTCTATAATATTGTAATGTTTATAAATGAatgtttcaaaaattttatgttaCGATGGTACCGTATAAGTACAACAATTACTAGTGAAATAAAACTTTATTGGTAATATAcatagttttattatagaacacaTGCTATTTATCGATAAGATAAATTATATCACCTATACATTATTGTATAACCAATAGTTTTCAATATTGATATTTATTTACGATTATTTATTTGTGTGACAAATTAGTATGGTTGTAAATTGATTTGGATTTTTTGCAGTAACAACATCTCATTATTAAGTATGTctttaaataattttcaaaatagATATTacattaatctaataaatttttGAAGTAATAAGGTTTCAAATCGACTATTATGTACTCTAGTTGTACTTAACAATTTTTGATGAGTTCATCAAGTTATTTTCAACTTTATCTGGCCAGAACTATTTACCGAACAAGTCACATGATCAGCCAATTCAGGTAAATAATTGGAAGTTGTTTGGGTTCGGAAATATTGTGATGCCGGACCAAATTTAAAAatggaagcagaagaagagggagaagagaaagaggaggaggaggagaagagggagaggagaagaagagaggaggagaataggTGGGGAGAAAATTTTAATActtcattaaccctaatcaacataaaagttccctataaatagggcccaataagaacaattaaaataaaaccccttacacaaaaataatgcccaataaacccacaaataagccctaaaatgcaaataagcccagaaataaaataaaccacaaataaaccctaaaatgcaaataaacccagaaataaaaataaaataaatatgcaaataaaagggtctgactcaatccgggggctcaggatcatctggatgaagggctctgatgtccccatcaactcctcccgggagagaaaaactcgaccccgtcgagtacaggtctggccggTTGTCGTACTGCACCAGAAGATCGGGATCGAGGCACTGCAATAACTGTGCTCTGGAAATCCACGTtacatcagactttggtcgacctttccaccgaacaaggtaacgttggtaaccaccattcctggttgaaataacctgctcatccaatatatgttctatttgttctctgcgtgcatgaacttTGGGaagtggtggctcaacagcaggtaattggtcagggtgtccaacatgggtaggtatatcaataaaggggtcagaaggcatgaatattatctttttgtatgggaccaaatcttcaatattaaatgtcgcactaatcccatagtcatcaggaagatccacaacatatgcattcgaactgattttctttaagattttgaacggttctgcactacaagtttgcaatttcttaaacgtatctgaagaaaa encodes the following:
- the LOC103696038 gene encoding uncharacterized protein LOC103696038, whose amino-acid sequence is MTQEDWHHLIDDVLKSKEHKVRSKAGKKNRKKLEYNHCSGSRSFVATMTIQPEFNGSENLEFSEFYKKTHTKKNKEWIDPICAMKYSKMLSLREESFQSGV